One Plasmodium yoelii strain 17X genome assembly, chromosome: 5 genomic window, ctttttatttttatacaaaaataaaacgtTAATATCatttaacaatataaaataagcaaaatcattattaatataattttttaatattagcTCAAAgttattcatatttatttgtattattttatttgttttttcataACTATAAATATTGAgatttactttttttaatattaatttaaaattaagtATAACAGGCATTTTTTCGGATGATTTGGATTGCATATTTCGTACATTATGtaaattttcatcattttgttctttttgaataacattgtttttttcttgttCATTTTCGTTTTTCTTTACTTTATCATTAGAATCTAATTCATTACTTACATCTAAATTAGATGCACTATTTTTTGAAGAAAATGTATCATtcttcatattattattaccatcattttttttggtaatactagttttattatttatggaATTATTACTTGCTTTActttcttttaaaatattattaacatgCTTCCTTAAACTATATATGATATGAAAACTATGAGTGTattcaaaattttcaataaaatctttatcatatttttcttttttccttttttttaataattcttttttatacattAAAATTTCTTTTACCTCAGGTATATTTAACCATTCCTCTAAATATAGTCCATTAACAAAACAACTAtagattatataaaaattgatcatatcaaatatataacataattgGTTAAACGATAAATTTACGTTAAACTCTTCAACatgtaaaataaatgtaatatattcattttctttaaaatttatattttcttctaaCATATTAAATTTGTCTATATTTGACAATTTATTTTCCTTAGCATTGAAATGTAGATTTGTTTCATTCCCATGTAAATTTTTATCactgttcattttttttttacaactttcacaaatgttattatttttgttattatctattttatttttgttattatctattttatttttgctattatctattttatttttgttattatctattttattttcgtcCTTTTTTGTAGGAACATTATTGTTGGTATTTGGACCCATCAGTTCTTTTGCAAATTCGtcattttttgatttttctaaatcattttttttgccATTTACACATATTGCACACCcttcattatttaatttattattattactatcgtcattaaaatgaatattttgatttaaaaatttgtcaaatattcctttttctttttttatttctttacaTTGATACAGATATTTATCACAATGTGAACATACTAAATCAAagctgtttttttttttaaaaatatattttgaattatGATGTATATATTGTGAAGATTTTTCTATAGACAATATTGTAGACAATACAATAATTGGTATTTcagaaattatatatttttttttatgtaaattatttgttatatcttttattttattatatatttcatctacatttctatttttttttttatttttttttcgtttttcttctttttttattattttatttatcaaatattttgatttttcatcttccatataaaatataatatcagtaaaagaaaaatctttgtatattttaaatgtGTGATTATGATTTTTAAAGCTAGTTAttctttttataaataaccctaaaatatttttttttttttcagacccttctaatattatttctacattttctatatcaatagatatattattatacaattcatataataatgaatttattcctttatttattttttggttTAAATTAGCTCCGatactattattttcttcaatttttaaattattttttttcgcaatttttattccatttaTTTCTTCCACTATGTTAAAATCGttgaaatttttttcttttataacaATTATCACATCTTTGATAGTTATCGTCGCTTTTTGAAACAGATACAGGAGAGGAATCTGAGAAAGGGGCAGACACAACCAGATGTAAAGGATGTAAAGGATGTAAGCAGATGCATACAGATGTAAGCAGATGTAAGCAGATGTAAATAGATGCATACAGATGTAAGCAGATGCATACAGATGTAAGCAGATGCATACAGATGCATACACCACATGGTTTGGTTTCCATTTtgtctatttttataaataccTGAAGGTCGAGAGAGCGGATATATCCATATTTGATAGTATATGGAAGGTAAAGAATGTCAAAAAACTTTTTCTTGATTTTTACATTTTGAAGATGTACTTTTCCTCTAATTAGTGATGTCTGTAATTGTTTTTCTTcgatattttcaaaaaaagacgataataaaaaattaacgATATTCTTGGATAACCCCTTTATCATTATTCACTAATCTCGttacatattatattgagtaagaaataaaattaaaaataataatttattattttttacatgcatacacatatatatatattatatatatgctaacttcagaaaaagaaaatggacAAATTGTTTACGACCCATTTAtctttttatcattattatcttcgacaaaaaaaaaaagaaagaggGAACAAAGATAtgcaaaataaaacaataggTAGAAATAGATGtattaaaaaagttaaaataGAATAGAGTATACACgaatacattataaataaattattaccatgtatatatacacataatacaaaaaacggatgaaattaaaaattaaaaaatatatgttttatattcacGAATGATGATTAAAAGcaatatacattatataaatatttttagtatgtatatatatagaagTGTAGATAATTTCTCTAaagcaaatatataaacaaatagtttttattttcagaattataaaatcaaaaagcttataataaaacaaaattgtTCTAAATGTTGTTGAAAAATCAGAAtagcaaaatatatattttatatcaatacaaatataaatagggaatatatatcttaaatgtatataaataatatatcatatattattaacatttgTATGTTATTAggaatatatacaaaattattccctttatttataattttttaatatatttattttctataaaatctatatgaaaaattctaaatagaaaaaaaatcaattttccatttttacattaaaaaaaaaaaactaaataatatacattattataaataattccaTGTATTAAAACAATAGAATAccgaaattattttttatattactaaaaaaatattccattattaatatgtatatatatacatatatatatatacatatacatacatatacatacatatacatacatatacatatatatacatatatattatatacaaaatcAATGGTAAATTATCGAGGGAAAAATAATCGACGTATATAATGGTATATGGgaaatttagaaaatttagaaaatttagaaaaattagaaaatttcattattattaattgttttaaaacctatgaatataaaatatatctaaTGTAAATAGATGCACactatgaaataaaaaaaattatatttataatatatatatcctaacaaaaaaaacaaaaaaataactgTATAATATTCTCTACTTGTTttgcataatatatttaacacaTTTTACAATTTTCTATAAAATAGTATATAATGTAGATGCCCCATagtcattattatcattattgtcattattatcatttttttttatttttaatatttttatatttgcatAGTTTGCATACTTTCCAATTGTTAGATTTGTATAAAGAGAAAACTATttacaatttaaatattataattaattttcaatgcacattttttatttatgtgcACAATTTTCCAgtttaaaataaagttttcACATTTAtagttaacaaaaaaaatggtaaaaatatatgtattagaattatcttaattttataaattgtgtaaaaaaaataaaataaaaatattcaaattaaatatcacatatatatttcgAACAAATCAAATATAtcatgtattattttttaaaaatgttaaaaaaataatatttttaattttaagctataatatatatatttattatatattatatatttttccccAACTAAATAGAAAAGTTCAATCATAACCtttagaataataaaaatagaaaaccacacattttaaatatctaaaaatataatgcacatatatatatatacacatattttcTTTCCCATTATGTGCATAATAATGTTAgtgttatttatttatttatttattggataaacatataaaatacaattgtccctataaaaaaaaaaaagtaaaaacgatgggaaaataaatttattaacacattatataagaaataaataatttaaaaaatgtaaaatatatattttgtttttctcttaaaataatatacaaccTTTAAATGTGCATAAATGTGTctatacatacatattaatattgttcactattttttattaataaatctaTACCTGCTTATGTTGACAATTTTGAAAGGGGAAAATTTGGGTATGTAAAAAAACTCATCCTTTTCGAAATATTTTTCTTGGTTCTTAAAATAAATCTTTACCTTTTTCCCCTGATATATGTACCCAATCTGTAtagaaaaaatgagaaaaaaaaatgagaaaaaaaaatgagaaaaaaatgagaaaaaaacgagaaaaaaatgagaaaaaaacgagaaaaaaatgagaaaaaaacgagaaaaaaatgagaaaaaaatgagaaaaaaaacatatagtTTCCTCTTATTTTAGAGATGCTAAGGATAAAAAGGTGCATGCACACACATCATACAGTTTTGtctttttatattcttcattttttttattaccaAAATTTTATCATAACTATTCGAGCTATGTGCTTTGTATGGAGAAATTTGAacacaaaataaatttatgtcGAACTTGAAGTTATTTAAAGagttctaaaaaaaaaaataaaattatttttatcgtcATGTATTATATAACCATTGTTTCTATTTATGCAATGTACTAtatgtcattattattttgtatttattaaaCCTGTTTTATAAGTGGAAAATATGCATTTCTTGTTTGGTTGCATCTATTTTCAACtgtgaaaagaaaaaaaaattagtaaaataaagaaataaaaattgtgacacattataaatatattagatagatataaattatacacAAACTAATAATGAAAgactaataaaaattatgcaaataAAATCAATATGTTCTAAACGTGtaaaattggaaatatatatatatgccaAACAATTTATTAACAATAGTAATGatagttatataaataaccaattataatttattatttataataatacctGATAATTCTACATTAGAAGGGTAGGAAAGAGAGAGACGTATAGGAGtactatttattatttgtttattttcaaaattatttaatattacattatttgttttttgttttttgacATTTATTAACTCTTTTATATTAAGATATGATTTTAATTTGTCTATAATAAAATTCTGactattcatattattttttttatcctgACTTACCAAACATAATgtactatttttttcatgATCATTTTCAAGATCCTTCTTTAATTCATCAcgaatattttcatttgatTCCATAATTATATCTTTGTCAATTtcctttatatatttacctTCTTcgtcatttatttttttatcagcatctacattttttatctcatcattttcattaatagAAATTAATTCtcttaaattatttacatcTGTTTTTCTTCGCTTTTGATTCAATTCATTTGTATCATAAGTTaaattttcacttttttttttcttttttcgaCGTGTAGAAGTCTGTAACTCTTTCACTTCTTCGTCTTCATTTTTGTGGAGTTCAGAATTTGCATCTTTCGAATTTGTTGTATCATTTGTATTCATTGTATGCTCATCATTCTCATTAgtatatgaatttaaaatggataattcttcatttttttctgtttttttttctgtttttttttctgtttttttttctgctTTTTCTTCTGTTTTTTCTTCTCCAGTTTTTATTGATGCTTCTAACTCGATGCCTCCGATTTCTTCATCCTCTATTATATCATTTTGATTTTTGTGCAATTCTCtgatttcattatttatatcttcatcataatttttcatttctttattttgcatatttctctttttattttttttcatattcttagttttcttttcttttgtAATTAATTCTTTGCTTTCCTCTCCCAAATTTTTATCCTGTTTACCATTTTCGCTGTCTACTTTTTCGCTGTCTACTTTTTCGCTGTCTACTTTTTCTTTACCAATTTTACTCCCCTTTTTTTTGGCACTTGCTTTTTTCAAATTCCCCATTTTTGATTTGTCTCCATTTCCTTTAGAATAAAAcgaattaaaattaaaaaatgataattgtTTGTACATTTCGTCTATTtccttttctttattttttcccttgttcttattttttttcttctttttctttttatctaataatttttttttcacatgtacatcttttttcttttctaaATTGGGTTCATTTTCTAAATTGGGCTCCTTTTCTAAATTGGGCTCCTTTTCTAAATTGGGCTCATTTTCTAAATTGGCTTCCTTTTCTAAATTGGGTTCATTTTCTAAATTGGGTTCATTTCCTAAATTGGGTTCATTTCCTAAATTGGGTTCATTTCCTAAATTGGGTTCATTTCCTAAATTGGGTTCATTTTCTAAATTGGGTTCCTGTTCCTTTTCATTAACTTTAGTCATGTCAGTTGCATCTGCTCCTGGTGCTTCAATAATTTCTTCTCCTTTTTCCGGAATATCATTTATTTGAGCATTATCATCAAGACTGTGTgcatcaaaaaaaatattgtcatcattttcaataaaatCGTTATCAATTGCAAGAATATTTTGATCCAAATTGTTTTGAAAACTGTGATTTAAATTTGTTATGTCATTAATTATGTTATCATTATTTGAAAAAGTGTTTTGattatctaaattttcattttcttgcTCTacttttttatctataactttaactaattttttttttgttttttttttaatataattaacaaCGTTAATAaacttttttcttttccttTTCCCCTTTCTAGTTATTGCATCATTATCACTTCTATTATGAATTCTACCATTTACACTTTTTTTCAATATGTTActaatattatcatttttattcacagaattttctctattttgaattttattatacacTTCATTTTCATACAttccattatttatttctatcgttatttcattttcttcatcagTATTATCACTTTTATCTATGTTATTGTTAGTATCTTCATTTCCTTTTTCATTTGAATTATTCACATCTCGTagatacatttttttataataaactggACCAATAATATGAGGAGATAATTCTTCTAAATTTTTGCATTCACTAAAACCTACTACATCTATTTCTCCTGTTTCGGGATTTCTTCTGGTAAGTTCCCTTTCACCTATCCAGTATCGTAACGTTTTTATTCTATTTCTTTTAGGATATCTTCTTTTAGAATTGACACTACTAGTAGCAGTAGTTGTACCAACAGTATAATCATCATGTGTTGTATTTTCAAATGATATATTTgattctttttcttttcttttttttaattttttttttactaatatTACTTCTACACTTTTTTTTCTAGGAGTTCTATTACTTCTAGAAAATATAAGTGGTGAATTTGTTTGACATTCTGAATCTCTTTTTAGTTCAGAAGATTTTATAGGAGTATTATAAGAGGAGTTGGCATCTGTAAATAAATTCttttcatcatttaaatCAGACAATTTCAGACCTGAACCCTTTCTTGAagtatcatcatcattattattattattatatatatcatccatatatgtatcataattgttatagtcattatttatatcatttttatgttCGAACCCTTTATTATTCTCCATGTCTAATTTATTTTGAGCTATGTTATCATTTGTATCATCAAAGTTGTCAACAAAATcgtcaatattattatttatatcaaacGAATTAAGCAAATCAAAAGATTGTTCATCTTCTCCATTATTTAGATTAAGTTGATTAGTTATATCAGCTTTTAATTCTGCTAAAAAGTTTTGAATCTCATTATCTTCttcattaaatttatcacgtttgtttttcatcatattATAATTGTTCATTAGTGAATCAAtcttttcatttatttcattatcatttaaatttatttcatcattttttatattatcaccACAAGAAAAAATCTcgttttttaataatttttttgaaaattcaAAATCATATGATTTTAAGTTATTTAAATCATGCAtcttaatattatataaatcatacatgtcattttttaatagttTATCATATCCATCACTATCTTTTAAgtctattttttcattttcgtTTCCGATATTCCCTCTTTCTTCCTCTGTTTTGTCATTATTATGTACACTCCctaattttattacattactattattattattattattttcattttctatgttattttttaaatctattAAGTTTTCATTCAAAcattcaattttattatttacatcaTTCTTTGTGCTAGATCCAATTTTTAACATTTCATGACCATTTAAAGAAGGTTCTTTTGTTCCTTCTTTTGATAAATAATTGCTTTCACTAAGTGAGGCTGTACTAGATTCATTAATTGACATTCTagtttgttcatatttttttattaataaatcaaaataatctTTATCATCTTTACTGGTTATTGAGGGAGCTTTTTCCTCATTATCTTCTTCCTCCTCTTTTGTATGATTTGAATTTGAAACATGTTcacaattatttatattatccaaattttcattattattaaatagaATATGATTGTCTATTTCAGCATCTACCTTTGCCTCTACTTCTAATTCATTGCTACATGTTTTATaatcatcattttcttcGCCTTTGATATCAAATGCTTCGTTATTATCTTTTTCATCACCATCATAAATGTCGTGACCATTTTCTttgttatcattattatcctCCTCTTCACCAAAACCGCTTACATTTTTACCTTCACCAAAACCGCTTACATTTCTATCTTCACCCAAACCGCTTACATTTCTATCTTCACCAAAACCGCTTACATTTCTATCTTCACCCAAACCGCTTACATTTCTATCTTCACCCAAACCGCTTACATTTTTACCTTCACAATAATTATTTGGTTGTATTTCACTTTCCGCTTCTACATAATGTGGATTTTTTCCCTTACTTTGAGAATGATAATAAATCATATCCTCTTCGTgaatttcattttcattatcccATGTACTGTTTCGTGGGGTTCTTACATTTTTatcgatatatatattatgtggTATtgaatttttgttattttgaatttcacttgaataaataaaatcatTGTTGGGTACGCTTTCTTGactattattaaaaattttatcataattatatatatcatcattatataaattttcacTATGATTATCATcacaataataattattattatgcatATGTGCTTGTtgctttaaatttttttgtatataaaatttttttaaaaatgttctattttttaaaatatattcattttgtcCAATTATTTGAGAATTGTATAAAGAACTATTATTCATtgattttctcttttttggTAAAAAATGTAGAGACATATTTTCTTGTTTGCATATATCtctttcattttcattaatcATATAACTGTCTAAATTATTACGATAATAATCACATACTTTTCTATTGggcataaaatatttatttccatttaaATTATTGACATATgcctttttcatttttctccTTATAAATTCCTTTTCATGTTCTCTATagttttcatattttataaaattttcttgattttttatttccctCCAATTGCTAATAACACTATCAGTCATACTgctatataaattattatcatcatcattatcactatcattattattatcatcattatttaacATCTTATTCGTTCTCCCCCCACGCCCTCTTAGACGATGGTGTAtggttaaaaatatatcaccATAATCTAAATGCTCAATATTCAATGACccttttttatcttttacaatatttttagttttatttaaattgtgTGTGTTCACATCAGCAATACTTTTACAACATAATTGATAAAATCTATCGTTCAGTTTGTTTTCTAACTCTTCACTGCTTGCATTGTTCATGGATAGAATATCTTCAAAGCTATTCATCTCACCTTTATtctgaataaatataatatttattttttcctttggCATTTTGTCTTTTTCACATTTGTCTATATAAtgtttttcatcatttttagaAATTATCGAACATGTTCCATCATCGAAATAGCTAGATACAGAATTTCTATCGGAATGGtcttttgtattattattattattatcgaCATTTTCCAAAAGGAATGGAATTTCATATTCACATATTCCGctattttcatcataattTGTTAacttatcattttcttctaaATTTCCCAATATATCATTGACATTGTATCTGTTTATGTAATATATCAGATCGTCTTTATTTGGATGTTCGTTGTCtgtcattattttatattgtttttaaaaaaatatgtactaAGTcatcataaaaaatgaaaaaaaaatgaaaaaaaaaaatataaatcgaataataaaattaaaaaaatatatgatgaaCCAACTTTTTAATGATAATCGTTTGGATAATTATATTTCACTTCGAATGTTCAAGGAACTAAATTAGTGTTACAAACATGAAGACACAAAatgaaatttaaaaattatatatgactaggaaaaaggaaaaaaaaaatttattagtgaacaaaaaaaaaatatataattaaaatgtataaaagaTTAAAATGTTCATCATAcattcaatatatatataaagaacgaaattaataaaagtaaattcataaaataaatactgaaaaaaatacacattattttttactttatatttgttatatttttattttatttattttattattattattatattttttttaatagctGATTATTTGTGGTAACAATCATAATACCCATGTAAcgaacatttaaaaaaaatttacttttacaaaaataatactcTAGATTTGTATCGTAatattgtgtatatataaatttaaaatattcaaaacataatattatatatattttttccgtatatatataatataatatattatacacaAGTGTATAAAAATGTGCATTACTTTTGTTCAGTGCGAGTAATTGCCACATTTTGACTAAacaataaaagaaaaaatattacttaagaaataaatttttttaaatatattttttctattcaTGTTATAAATTccatattttctttattttaccCAATTTATtcttgtattttatttttattttaattcattgctattatattattttttttttttttacaacttTGTAactgtattttttttattattatgcaGATAGCTATTTTGCACAATATCTTAGTagaattgttaaaaaaaaaaaataatgtaaaaaaaatatgaacatggaatatattttttctccttttagacattattaaaattccataaaataatatattgtgAGCATACCTTAAATACTCTACCCATTTcaacaaaaatatacatattaaatgAATAATCACATTGttacactttttttttcttgtgTACTTGCCTTTTAAATACAGTTTAAatcataaataaatgtataaaaaccaaagaaaatataactcaccattatataataaaaaaaaaaaaattttatttcaaaCTAATGGCTTTCTCGGAAAATACAGATCAAATCGAATGCTCATAATGAGAACTGTCTACTATATActacaattttaa contains:
- a CDS encoding schizont egress antigen-1, putative, with protein sequence MTDNEHPNKDDLIYYINRYNVNDILGNLEENDKLTNYDENSGICEYEIPFLLENVDNNNNNTKDHSDRNSVSSYFDDGTCSIISKNDEKHYIDKCEKDKMPKEKINIIFIQNKGEMNSFEDILSMNNASSEELENKLNDRFYQLCCKSIADVNTHNLNKTKNIVKDKKGSLNIEHLDYGDIFLTIHHRLRGRGGRTNKMLNNDDNNNDSDNDDDNNLYSSMTDSVISNWREIKNQENFIKYENYREHEKEFIRRKMKKAYVNNLNGNKYFMPNRKVCDYYRNNLDSYMINENERDICKQENMSLHFLPKKRKSMNNSSLYNSQIIGQNEYILKNRTFLKKFYIQKNLKQQAHMHNNNYYCDDNHSENLYNDDIYNYDKIFNNSQESVPNNDFIYSSEIQNNKNSIPHNIYIDKNVRTPRNSTWDNENEIHEEDMIYYHSQSKGKNPHYVEAESEIQPNNYCEGKNVSGLGEDRNVSGLGEDRNVSGFGEDRNVSGLGEDRNVSGFGEGKNVSGFGEEEDNNDNKENGHDIYDGDEKDNNEAFDIKGEENDDYKTCSNELEVEAKVDAEIDNHILFNNNENLDNINNCEHVSNSNHTKEEEEDNEEKAPSITSKDDKDYFDLLIKKYEQTRMSINESSTASLSESNYLSKEGTKEPSLNGHEMLKIGSSTKNDVNNKIECLNENLIDLKNNIENENNNNNNSNVIKLGSVHNNDKTEEERGNIGNENEKIDLKDSDGYDKLLKNDMYDLYNIKMHDLNNLKSYDFEFSKKLLKNEIFSCGDNIKNDEINLNDNEINEKIDSLMNNYNMMKNKRDKFNEEDNEIQNFLAELKADITNQLNLNNGEDEQSFDLLNSFDINNNIDDFVDNFDDTNDNIAQNKLDMENNKGFEHKNDINNDYNNYDTYMDDIYNNNNNDDDTSRKGSGLKLSDLNDEKNLFTDANSSYNTPIKSSELKRDSECQTNSPLIFSRSNRTPRKKSVEVILVKKKLKKRKEKESNISFENTTHDDYTVGTTTATSSVNSKRRYPKRNRIKTLRYWIGERELTRRNPETGEIDVVGFSECKNLEELSPHIIGPVYYKKMYLRDVNNSNEKGNEDTNNNIDKSDNTDEENEITIEINNGMYENEVYNKIQNRENSVNKNDNISNILKKSVNGRIHNRSDNDAITRKGKRKRKKFINVVNYIKKKTKKKLVKVIDKKVEQENENLDNQNTFSNNDNIINDITNLNHSFQNNLDQNILAIDNDFIENDDNIFFDAHSLDDNAQINDIPEKGEEIIEAPGADATDMTKVNEKEQEPNLENEPNLGNEPNLGNEPNLGNEPNLGNEPNLENEPNLEKEANLENEPNLEKEPNLEKEPNLENEPNLEKKKDVHVKKKLLDKKKKKKKNKNKGKNKEKEIDEMYKQLSFFNFNSFYSKGNGDKSKMGNLKKASAKKKGSKIGKEKVDSEKVDSEKVDSENGKQDKNLGEESKELITKEKKTKNMKKNKKRNMQNKEMKNYDEDINNEIRELHKNQNDIIEDEEIGGIELEASIKTGEEKTEEKAEKKTEKKTEKKTEKNEELSILNSYTNENDEHTMNTNDTTNSKDANSELHKNEDEEVKELQTSTRRKKKKKSENLTYDTNELNQKRRKTDVNNLRELISINENDEIKNVDADKKINDEEGKYIKEIDKDIIMESNENIRDELKKDLENDHEKNSTLCLVSQDKKNNMNSQNFIIDKLKSYLNIKELINVKKQKTNNVILNNFENKQIINSTPIRLSLSYPSNVELSVENRCNQTRNAYFPLIKQNSLNNFKFDINLFCVQISPYKAHSSNSYDKILIGYIYQGKKVKIYFKNQEKYFEKDEFFYIPKFSPFKIVNISRDNCILYVYPINK